Proteins from one Candidatus Caccoplasma merdavium genomic window:
- a CDS encoding ABC transporter permease — protein MGTFATGPKILWQVIVRELHQLVSRPIYLFSIVIAPLVSYVFFLSLMAGGLPEELPTAVIDLDHSATSRNLTRQFTTVSSLAVTTEYTSFSEAREAMQKGQIFGFVIIPPDFEADLMANRRPELSYYTTNAYLIPGALEFRSFKTTTTLAAAAAVQQTLLARGEYERDIIPQIQPITVDMHPLGNPWISYSVYLNNTFLPGVLGVIILLTTIFSIGSEIKHATSREWLRTADDNILLAVTGKLLPQTLLFFIMGAFCLSLLYGYFHFPLQNGIWPMLAAMLLFVTALQGVSIFFVCIAPSLRIALSMGGLFGVVSFSLAGISFPAEAMYPAFHLLTDMLPLRHYFIIYADQALNGVPLYYSRLHYMVLFIYTLLALPFLPLLKRALRRQVYVA, from the coding sequence ATGGGAACATTTGCAACAGGGCCTAAAATCTTATGGCAGGTTATCGTCAGGGAGCTTCACCAGCTTGTGTCGCGCCCCATCTACCTGTTCTCCATCGTCATAGCACCGCTGGTGAGCTATGTGTTCTTCCTCTCGCTCATGGCCGGAGGCCTGCCCGAGGAGCTGCCTACCGCGGTAATCGACCTCGACCACTCGGCCACGTCGCGCAACCTCACCCGGCAATTCACGACCGTCAGTTCCCTCGCCGTAACCACAGAATACACCAGTTTTTCCGAAGCACGGGAAGCCATGCAAAAAGGCCAGATCTTCGGATTTGTCATCATTCCGCCCGACTTCGAAGCCGACCTCATGGCCAACCGTCGCCCCGAACTATCGTACTACACCACCAACGCCTACCTGATACCGGGAGCCTTGGAATTTCGCAGCTTCAAGACGACCACCACCCTGGCGGCCGCCGCAGCCGTGCAGCAGACCCTCTTGGCCCGGGGTGAATACGAACGCGACATCATACCGCAAATTCAACCCATCACCGTAGACATGCACCCGCTGGGCAACCCGTGGATAAGCTACTCGGTCTATCTCAACAACACCTTCCTGCCGGGAGTTCTCGGGGTCATCATCTTGCTCACCACGATTTTCTCCATCGGCTCGGAAATCAAACACGCCACATCGCGAGAATGGCTGAGAACAGCCGACGACAATATCCTCTTGGCCGTAACCGGCAAGTTGCTGCCGCAGACTCTTCTCTTCTTTATCATGGGAGCTTTTTGCCTGTCGCTGCTCTACGGGTACTTCCACTTCCCGTTGCAAAACGGCATTTGGCCCATGCTGGCAGCCATGTTGCTCTTTGTCACGGCCTTGCAAGGTGTGAGCATCTTTTTCGTCTGCATTGCCCCGTCGCTGCGCATCGCGCTGAGCATGGGCGGGCTCTTCGGTGTCGTTTCGTTCTCTTTGGCCGGCATCTCATTCCCGGCCGAAGCCATGTATCCGGCCTTCCACCTGCTCACCGACATGCTGCCTCTCCGGCATTACTTCATCATCTATGCCGACCAGGCTCTCAACGGCGTCCCCCTCTATTACAGCCGATTGCACTATATGGTCTTGTTTATTTACACACTTTTGGCACTACCTTTCCTGCCGCTGCTCAAACGGGCATTGCGCCGGCAAGTCTATGTTGCCTGA
- a CDS encoding efflux RND transporter periplasmic adaptor subunit → MDTPKRDKEKGLTIGLVAVIIVIIILALIGFFLLEPKSETIQGQAEATQVRISGKLPGRIAEYWVEEGQQVHSGDTLVRISSPDAEAKLRQATAMENVYKATNEKVDKGARSEVIQSAYDMWQQALAGLEIAQKSFNRMEALYLKGVVSAQKRDEAEAQYKAMVATESAARSQYEMVRTGAQVEDKEAAAAMVTAAQGGVEQVKSVLADSYLTAPVDGEISEIFPHVSELVGTGAPIMNVLQLDDMWVTFNVREELLQYFTMGKEITAQIPALGDRTVTLKIYYIKDMGSYAVWRATKATGGYDARTFQIKARPTQPVENLRPGMSVLVKKPLD, encoded by the coding sequence ATGGACACCCCCAAAAGAGACAAAGAAAAAGGCTTAACCATAGGATTGGTTGCCGTCATCATCGTCATCATCATTTTAGCCCTTATCGGATTTTTCCTGCTCGAACCGAAAAGCGAAACCATACAGGGACAAGCCGAAGCCACCCAGGTACGCATCTCGGGAAAACTCCCGGGACGCATCGCCGAATACTGGGTCGAAGAAGGACAACAGGTACACAGCGGAGACACGCTGGTGCGCATCTCTTCGCCCGACGCAGAAGCCAAACTCCGGCAAGCCACGGCCATGGAAAATGTTTATAAGGCAACCAACGAAAAAGTGGACAAAGGCGCCCGCAGCGAAGTCATACAATCGGCCTATGACATGTGGCAACAGGCTTTGGCAGGACTCGAAATAGCCCAGAAATCATTCAACCGCATGGAAGCCCTTTATCTCAAAGGGGTCGTCTCGGCACAGAAACGCGATGAAGCCGAAGCGCAATACAAAGCCATGGTCGCCACCGAAAGCGCGGCCCGCTCACAATATGAGATGGTGCGCACAGGCGCCCAAGTCGAAGACAAAGAAGCCGCTGCCGCCATGGTAACCGCCGCACAAGGCGGCGTGGAACAGGTGAAATCGGTCCTCGCCGACTCTTACCTCACCGCACCCGTCGACGGTGAAATATCGGAGATATTCCCCCATGTGAGCGAATTGGTAGGTACCGGCGCCCCAATCATGAACGTGCTGCAACTCGACGACATGTGGGTGACCTTCAACGTGCGGGAGGAGTTGTTGCAATACTTCACCATGGGGAAAGAGATTACGGCCCAGATTCCGGCACTCGGAGACAGAACCGTCACCCTCAAAATCTACTATATCAAAGACATGGGCTCCTATGCCGTGTGGCGTGCCACCAAAGCAACGGGAGGATATGATGCCCGCACGTTCCAAATCAAGGCCCGGCCCACCCAACCGGTCGAGAATTTGCGGCCGGGCATGTCGGTCCTGGTAAAAAAACCGCTCGATTAA
- a CDS encoding TolC family protein translates to MKKRIVIGILGLLISLSAQPQQPLTLDSCRQMALHNNKQLRIAEAKINAARYNRKAAFSAYLPAIDASGGYIYNSREISLLNDNLKSTLPQMGTALQQSLAAVMATNPALGQLLASLGNIDLATPLNNIGQQIVDEFRTDTRNMWVGNISLTQPLYLGGKLRAYNKITRYAEELAQSQQSTAAQEIVYQVDELYWQVVSLTHKKRLAESYAALLDSLQYNVQAMIDEGVATQSDGLTVAVKSNEAQISLTQVDNGLSLAKMVLAQMCGMPIDQEFSLADETMEPETPSAQLHTPLPDMESVYANRSEIQSLTLAGKIFRSKQKIALSGMLPTVALTGNYMISNPNLFNGFEKEFKGFFNVGVLVRIPLLHWGDNVYKYRAAKSESLITQLELDEAKEKIELQVNQATFKIDEAGKRTGMTEKNLAKADENLRNAQIGFEEGVLTTDNVLEAQTAWLKARSEYIDAQIELRLCKVYLAKALGEMKY, encoded by the coding sequence ATGAAAAAACGTATCGTCATAGGAATTCTCGGTCTGCTCATCAGTCTGTCGGCACAACCGCAGCAACCGCTGACCCTTGACTCCTGCCGGCAGATGGCCTTGCACAACAACAAGCAATTGCGTATCGCCGAAGCTAAAATCAATGCAGCCCGCTACAACCGCAAAGCGGCTTTCTCGGCTTACCTGCCCGCTATTGACGCAAGCGGCGGATACATCTACAACTCGCGAGAAATATCCTTGCTCAACGACAACCTCAAAAGCACATTGCCCCAAATGGGTACCGCCCTGCAACAATCCCTAGCTGCGGTCATGGCAACCAACCCCGCCTTGGGACAATTACTGGCTTCCCTCGGGAACATCGACCTGGCCACACCGCTCAACAACATCGGGCAGCAGATTGTCGACGAGTTCCGCACCGACACCCGCAACATGTGGGTAGGAAACATCTCCCTCACACAGCCGCTCTATCTGGGAGGCAAGTTGCGAGCCTACAACAAGATCACCCGATATGCCGAAGAACTGGCACAGAGCCAACAAAGCACCGCCGCACAAGAAATTGTCTATCAGGTCGACGAACTCTATTGGCAGGTCGTCTCGCTCACCCATAAAAAACGTTTGGCCGAAAGCTACGCCGCCCTCCTCGACTCGCTCCAATACAACGTGCAGGCCATGATCGACGAGGGGGTCGCCACCCAATCCGACGGATTGACCGTCGCCGTCAAATCCAACGAAGCTCAAATCTCCCTCACCCAAGTCGACAACGGATTGAGCCTGGCCAAAATGGTCCTCGCCCAAATGTGCGGCATGCCCATCGACCAAGAATTTTCACTGGCCGATGAAACAATGGAACCGGAGACACCTTCGGCCCAGTTGCATACCCCGTTGCCCGACATGGAAAGCGTCTATGCCAACCGCAGCGAGATACAAAGCCTCACACTGGCGGGGAAAATCTTCCGGAGCAAACAAAAAATAGCCCTGTCGGGCATGCTGCCCACCGTTGCGCTCACGGGCAATTACATGATTTCCAACCCCAACCTCTTCAACGGTTTTGAAAAAGAGTTCAAAGGCTTCTTCAACGTCGGCGTACTGGTGCGCATTCCCCTGCTCCACTGGGGCGACAACGTCTACAAATACCGCGCCGCCAAGTCGGAAAGCCTCATCACCCAACTCGAACTCGACGAGGCCAAAGAAAAAATCGAATTGCAGGTAAATCAAGCCACTTTCAAAATCGACGAGGCCGGCAAACGCACCGGCATGACAGAGAAAAACCTCGCAAAAGCCGATGAAAACCTGCGCAACGCTCAAATCGGTTTTGAAGAAGGTGTACTCACCACCGACAATGTGCTCGAAGCCCAAACCGCCTGGTTGAAGGCCCGCTCGGAATATATCGACGCCCAGATAGAACTCCGGCTGTGCAAAGTCTACCTGGCCAAAGCCCTGGGCGAAATGAAATACTAA
- a CDS encoding PASTA domain-containing protein, with amino-acid sequence MKVRIRFLSLGLHILIMLAVAVVAVVALFFWLGRYTRHGDAVEVPDVCGLYYLDADVALAEGGMHSMVIDSMYIDGVDKGLVLDQVPRAGSTVKSGRTVYLTINALSPRKVTIPELKNLSYRQAEAIVKGLGMAAPQIIYWNSEYKDLVLNVMADGRPVEAGDRLPVTARITFSVGNGIYAPTRKMIAPKDSLAADSLRVDSLSQVPSLLPPL; translated from the coding sequence GTGAAAGTGCGTATTCGTTTTTTGTCGCTCGGATTACATATCCTCATCATGTTGGCGGTCGCTGTCGTGGCTGTCGTGGCTCTTTTCTTTTGGCTCGGGCGGTACACCCGTCACGGTGATGCTGTCGAGGTGCCCGATGTATGTGGCCTCTATTATCTCGATGCCGATGTGGCGTTGGCCGAGGGCGGCATGCATTCGATGGTCATCGACTCGATGTATATCGACGGGGTCGATAAAGGTCTTGTGCTCGACCAGGTGCCCCGGGCGGGAAGTACGGTGAAGAGCGGTCGCACGGTCTACCTCACCATCAATGCCCTCAGTCCCCGCAAAGTGACGATACCCGAGTTGAAAAATCTCTCCTACCGTCAGGCCGAAGCCATTGTCAAAGGCTTGGGAATGGCCGCTCCGCAGATTATCTATTGGAACTCCGAGTATAAGGATTTGGTCTTGAACGTCATGGCCGACGGGCGTCCCGTCGAGGCCGGTGACCGGTTGCCCGTGACGGCTCGCATCACCTTCTCGGTGGGCAATGGCATATATGCACCCACTCGCAAGATGATTGCACCGAAAGACTCCCTGGCGGCCGATTCGCTGAGGGTCGATTCGCTCTCTCAGGTTCCCTCGTTGTTACCCCCGCTTTAA
- a CDS encoding RluA family pseudouridine synthase has protein sequence MEDEIRYDEDIELDDGDSRQMYEHYKFVADKGQELLRIDKFLVARTGNVSRNRIQQAAEAGCILVNGKPVKSNYRVKPLDVVSIVMDRPPYENEILPENIPLDVVYEDRDVLVVNKPAGLVVHPGHGNYTGTLLNALAYRFKDDPDFDVTDPRLGLVHRIDKDTSGLLVIAKTPEAKTSLGKQFFEKTTQRKYVALVWGRIEEPGGRIEGNIGRNPKDRLQMTVFPDGSQGKPAVTHYTVLERLGYVTLVECRLETGRTHQIRVHMKHIGHTLFNDARYGGNEVLKGTTFAKYRQFVHNCFEVCPRQALHAKTLGFVHPTTGKPLFFDSELPADMTALIERWRTYVSGRETME, from the coding sequence ATGGAAGACGAGATCAGATACGATGAAGATATAGAGCTCGACGACGGGGATTCCCGGCAAATGTATGAGCATTACAAGTTTGTCGCCGACAAGGGGCAGGAGTTGTTGCGCATCGACAAGTTCCTCGTGGCCCGCACGGGCAATGTCTCCCGCAACCGCATACAGCAAGCCGCCGAGGCCGGTTGCATTCTGGTCAACGGTAAACCGGTAAAATCGAACTACCGGGTCAAGCCCCTCGATGTCGTCTCCATCGTCATGGACCGGCCTCCTTATGAAAACGAAATCCTTCCCGAAAACATTCCCCTCGATGTCGTGTATGAAGACCGTGACGTGCTGGTGGTGAACAAGCCCGCCGGCCTTGTCGTGCACCCCGGCCACGGAAATTACACGGGAACTCTCCTCAATGCGTTGGCCTACCGCTTCAAGGACGACCCCGACTTCGACGTTACCGACCCGCGGCTCGGCTTGGTGCATCGCATCGACAAAGACACCTCGGGACTGTTGGTCATCGCCAAGACTCCCGAGGCCAAGACCTCCCTCGGCAAACAATTCTTCGAGAAGACCACCCAGCGCAAGTATGTGGCTTTGGTGTGGGGCCGCATCGAAGAACCCGGTGGCCGCATCGAAGGAAACATCGGCCGCAATCCCAAGGACCGCTTGCAGATGACCGTCTTTCCCGACGGTTCGCAAGGGAAACCTGCCGTGACCCACTATACCGTGCTCGAACGCCTGGGTTATGTCACACTGGTCGAGTGCCGGCTCGAAACCGGGCGTACCCACCAGATTAGGGTGCACATGAAACACATCGGCCACACCCTCTTCAACGATGCCCGTTATGGCGGAAACGAGGTGCTCAAAGGAACGACCTTTGCCAAGTACAGGCAGTTTGTGCACAACTGTTTCGAAGTGTGTCCCCGTCAGGCGTTGCATGCCAAGACCTTGGGCTTTGTGCACCCCACGACCGGAAAGCCTCTTTTCTTCGATTCGGAGTTGCCGGCCGACATGACGGCGCTCATCGAGCGCTGGCGCACCTATGTGTCTGGCCGCGAGACGATGGAATGA
- a CDS encoding D-alanine--D-alanine ligase — protein MKKRNIAVVFGGYSSENVVSRRSAQGIASFLDARRYAIYLVDIEPDRWTVEMEGAESIDIDRSDFSFVKDGEKISFDLAYITIHGNPGENGILQGYFDMLGIPYSCCDVFAAALTFNKFACNRYLSQLGFHVAKAVRIDAGEEVDPQSIAEAVGFPCFIKPNQGGSSFGTTKVKAVDEILPAIAAARAEDDGAVLAESFLAGTEVSCGCYKTQAGMTALPITEVVSKNEFFDYEAKYTASRVEEITPARISDELTREIQTLTTRIYDLIGCKGIIRADYIIVDGVPYLLEVNTTPGMTATSFIPQQVRAAGLDMTTVLTDLIETELARR, from the coding sequence ATGAAAAAACGTAATATCGCCGTCGTTTTCGGCGGCTATTCTTCCGAGAATGTAGTTTCTCGTCGCAGTGCGCAGGGTATCGCTTCGTTTCTCGATGCCCGGCGGTATGCCATCTATTTGGTCGACATAGAGCCTGACCGTTGGACGGTCGAGATGGAGGGCGCCGAAAGTATCGACATCGACCGCAGCGACTTCTCCTTTGTCAAGGACGGAGAAAAAATCTCCTTCGACCTGGCCTACATCACCATACATGGCAACCCCGGCGAAAACGGTATTTTGCAGGGATATTTCGACATGTTGGGCATTCCCTATTCCTGCTGTGATGTCTTTGCGGCGGCTCTCACGTTCAACAAGTTTGCCTGCAACCGCTATCTCTCGCAACTCGGGTTCCATGTCGCCAAGGCCGTGCGCATCGACGCCGGAGAAGAGGTCGACCCCCAATCAATCGCCGAGGCGGTGGGATTTCCCTGTTTTATCAAGCCCAACCAAGGCGGGTCGAGCTTTGGAACGACAAAAGTGAAGGCCGTCGACGAGATATTGCCCGCCATAGCGGCCGCGCGAGCCGAAGACGACGGCGCGGTGCTTGCCGAGTCGTTTCTCGCCGGTACCGAGGTGTCGTGTGGCTGTTACAAGACACAGGCGGGTATGACCGCGCTTCCCATCACCGAAGTGGTGAGCAAAAACGAATTTTTCGATTACGAGGCCAAATACACGGCTTCGCGTGTCGAGGAGATTACGCCGGCTCGCATTTCGGACGAATTGACCCGCGAGATACAGACCTTGACGACCCGCATATATGACCTGATAGGTTGCAAGGGCATTATCCGGGCCGATTACATCATTGTCGACGGAGTGCCCTATCTGCTCGAAGTCAATACCACGCCCGGTATGACGGCCACCAGTTTCATACCCCAACAGGTGCGGGCTGCCGGTCTCGACATGACCACCGTGCTGACCGACCTGATAGAGACCGAATTGGCCCGTCGCTAA
- a CDS encoding acyltransferase, whose protein sequence is MEQTFDFSAIRPYEGEEVTAAAARLCQEELFRKAVAYIVPDTEAFFRILAACRTVDDFQMQLALPCLQKLVQNTSAGITSAGFSDLSSKDCYTYITNHRDITLDSAFLNVVLHLNGFDTCEIAIGDNLLIYPWIVDFVRLNKSFIVNRSVPRRQMLEVSCRLSAYIHHALHDKKQSVWIAQREGRSKNSDDRTQESLVKMFALSGGGDFLSNIRALNLAPVAISYEYDPCDYLKAKEMQLKRDDPDYKKQPSDDLANMATGIIGYKGRIHFEASAPINPLLEKIPASTPRAELAVAVGHIIDRSIHAHYRLYPGNYVAYDELWGAGAMSQHYTPEEKATFDKYLQSRLDKIEVPAKDEVFLRERLLEMYAYPVRNQLHALAE, encoded by the coding sequence ATGGAACAGACATTTGATTTCAGCGCGATACGTCCCTATGAGGGCGAAGAGGTGACGGCCGCTGCCGCCCGGTTGTGCCAGGAAGAACTTTTCCGCAAAGCCGTCGCATATATCGTGCCCGATACCGAGGCGTTTTTCCGCATACTGGCGGCTTGTCGCACGGTCGATGATTTCCAAATGCAACTGGCGTTGCCTTGCTTGCAAAAACTGGTGCAAAATACATCGGCCGGCATTACATCGGCCGGATTTTCCGACCTTTCCTCAAAAGACTGTTATACCTACATCACCAACCATCGCGATATTACGCTCGACTCGGCGTTCCTCAATGTCGTGTTGCATCTTAATGGATTCGACACTTGCGAAATAGCCATCGGCGACAACCTGCTCATCTATCCCTGGATTGTCGACTTCGTGCGACTGAATAAAAGTTTTATCGTCAATCGCAGTGTCCCGCGCCGGCAGATGCTCGAAGTCTCCTGCCGTTTGTCGGCCTATATCCACCACGCTTTGCACGACAAGAAACAGTCGGTGTGGATTGCCCAGCGCGAAGGCCGTTCCAAAAACTCCGACGACCGCACCCAGGAGAGCCTGGTAAAGATGTTCGCGTTGAGCGGCGGCGGCGATTTCCTTTCCAACATTCGCGCCTTGAATCTCGCGCCGGTGGCCATCTCTTATGAGTATGACCCCTGCGATTACCTCAAAGCCAAGGAGATGCAGCTCAAACGTGACGACCCCGATTACAAGAAACAGCCTTCGGACGACTTGGCCAATATGGCGACGGGTATCATCGGGTACAAGGGCCGTATCCATTTCGAGGCCTCGGCACCCATCAATCCGTTGCTCGAAAAAATCCCCGCCTCAACCCCTCGCGCCGAGCTGGCCGTGGCCGTAGGGCATATCATCGACCGGTCGATTCATGCTCATTATCGGCTCTATCCGGGCAACTATGTCGCCTATGACGAGTTGTGGGGCGCCGGCGCCATGTCGCAACACTATACCCCCGAGGAGAAAGCTACCTTTGACAAATATCTGCAAAGTCGGCTCGACAAGATAGAGGTGCCCGCCAAAGACGAGGTTTTCTTGCGCGAACGTCTGCTCGAAATGTATGCCTATCCCGTGCGCAACCAACTTCACGCGCTGGCCGAATAA
- a CDS encoding DUF4199 domain-containing protein: protein MSEQPRKPLTLYAMQYGVYMGVYLLIVFLFSAWSRYAAIFNTLTVFSIIAIPAVVYLIMSHFMRSEYGSSRFVVLWLLGIYLFFFASLISGLGEYLYCTFIVPDFISSQIEAMLQILDTAEIRSAEMQEIVDIVRTSYEQGYYPTPIEMVYQMIWAKVFLGSIVSIFVALFIRIYSRFRTNR, encoded by the coding sequence ATGAGTGAGCAACCCCGCAAGCCATTGACCCTCTATGCCATGCAATATGGCGTGTATATGGGAGTCTATCTGTTGATAGTCTTCCTCTTCTCGGCCTGGTCGCGCTACGCTGCAATATTCAATACGTTGACGGTATTCTCCATTATAGCCATACCGGCGGTCGTGTATCTCATCATGAGTCACTTCATGCGCAGTGAATATGGTTCGTCGCGCTTTGTCGTCCTTTGGCTGCTGGGGATATACCTCTTCTTTTTTGCATCGCTTATCAGTGGATTGGGAGAGTATCTCTATTGCACCTTTATCGTGCCCGATTTCATCTCTTCGCAAATCGAAGCCATGCTGCAAATTCTCGATACCGCGGAGATACGGTCGGCCGAGATGCAGGAAATAGTAGATATAGTACGCACCAGCTATGAGCAGGGATATTATCCCACGCCTATCGAGATGGTCTACCAGATGATTTGGGCCAAGGTGTTCCTCGGGTCGATTGTGTCGATATTCGTAGCTCTTTTCATTCGCATATATTCCCGTTTTAGAACCAATAGATGA
- a CDS encoding glycosyltransferase family 2 protein, with translation MDISVIVPLYNEAESLPELAAWITRVMAENRFTYEVIFVDDGSTDDSWRVIESLKKENPHIKGVKFRRNYGKSPALHTGFTRAQGDVVITMDADLQDSPDEIPGLYSMIADEGYDMVSGWKKKRYDPLSKTLPTKLFNATARMITGIHLHDFNCGLKAYRNEVVKHIEVYGDMHRDIPFLAKSAGFSRIGEKVVHHQARKYGKTKFGMSRFVNGYLDLMTLWFFSKFAEKPMHFFGLLGSLMFVIGFIAAAAVGAYKLYALWHDMPYRLVTDSPYFFIALTMMVLGTLLFLSGFLGELISRNAPGRNHYNIEKDIDD, from the coding sequence ATGGATATTTCTGTCATTGTTCCTTTATATAATGAAGCGGAGTCGCTGCCCGAGCTGGCGGCGTGGATTACCCGCGTGATGGCCGAGAACCGGTTTACCTATGAAGTGATTTTTGTCGACGACGGCAGCACCGACGATTCTTGGCGCGTGATAGAGTCGCTCAAAAAGGAAAATCCCCACATCAAGGGGGTGAAGTTCCGCCGCAACTATGGCAAGTCGCCGGCTCTGCACACCGGTTTCACCCGCGCTCAGGGCGACGTGGTCATTACGATGGACGCCGACTTGCAGGATAGCCCCGACGAGATACCCGGGCTTTACAGCATGATTGCCGATGAGGGGTATGACATGGTATCGGGCTGGAAGAAGAAACGCTACGACCCGCTTTCCAAGACACTCCCCACCAAGCTCTTCAACGCTACGGCGCGCATGATTACGGGCATACATCTGCACGATTTCAACTGCGGACTGAAAGCCTACCGCAACGAGGTGGTGAAACACATCGAGGTCTATGGCGACATGCACCGCGACATTCCTTTCCTGGCCAAGAGTGCCGGCTTCTCCCGCATCGGCGAGAAAGTGGTGCATCACCAGGCCCGCAAATATGGCAAGACCAAGTTCGGCATGAGCCGTTTTGTCAATGGTTATCTCGACTTGATGACCCTGTGGTTCTTCTCCAAGTTCGCCGAGAAACCCATGCATTTCTTCGGCCTGCTGGGAAGCCTCATGTTTGTCATCGGTTTCATTGCCGCGGCTGCCGTGGGTGCTTACAAGCTCTATGCCTTGTGGCACGACATGCCCTATCGGCTGGTGACCGATTCGCCCTATTTCTTCATCGCCCTCACCATGATGGTATTGGGAACGCTGCTTTTCCTGTCGGGATTCTTGGGCGAACTCATCTCCCGCAATGCTCCCGGCCGCAACCATTATAATATTGAAAAAGATATTGATGATTAA
- a CDS encoding RNA polymerase sigma factor, whose protein sequence is MTEQELTKHLIAKQKFLYHSAYQLTKQRDDALDLAQTVILKALTQYEKITNTSNLNGWLYTIMKNVFLNQCRTSHEVHLTTKDCADEPRHEITLKASDSADSRCIMQDITHAIGTLEKEYRIPFGLYIAGYKYEEIAAKIGIPLGTVKSRIFVARKKAQGYLRDEKNGSGNTPRIIVQKARSSIFDKKEGSK, encoded by the coding sequence ATGACAGAACAAGAGTTGACAAAACATTTAATCGCCAAACAAAAATTTCTATATCACTCGGCCTACCAGCTGACAAAGCAGAGAGACGATGCCTTGGACTTGGCACAAACGGTCATTCTAAAAGCCTTGACGCAGTACGAAAAAATAACCAACACCTCCAATCTCAACGGGTGGTTATACACGATCATGAAAAACGTTTTCCTCAATCAATGCCGCACTTCTCACGAAGTACACCTCACGACAAAGGATTGCGCGGACGAACCCCGGCATGAAATAACCCTTAAAGCAAGCGACTCGGCCGACTCACGCTGCATCATGCAAGACATCACACACGCCATAGGCACTCTCGAAAAAGAATACCGCATACCTTTCGGCCTATATATTGCCGGATATAAATATGAAGAGATTGCCGCAAAAATAGGGATACCTCTGGGTACCGTAAAAAGCCGCATTTTCGTCGCCCGCAAGAAAGCACAAGGTTATCTAAGAGACGAAAAAAACGGCTCGGGAAACACACCCCGAATTATCGTTCAGAAAGCGCGCTCCTCGATTTTCGACAAAAAAGAGGGCTCGAAATAA
- the trxA gene encoding thioredoxin codes for MSKLVPLVVAAVLLVSCRHAAVGKENKQLNKDKKMEVVHLTKEEFLKQVVDYENNPTEWKYLGDKPAIVDFYADWCAPCKMLAPVLEELAAEYKGRIVIYKVNTEQEQELAAVFGIRSIPTLLFVPMQGGPQMAAGALPKHALKEAIENVLLSNANAE; via the coding sequence ATGAGTAAGCTGGTGCCGTTGGTCGTTGCGGCCGTGTTGCTGGTGTCGTGCCGGCATGCCGCCGTCGGAAAGGAAAACAAACAATTAAACAAGGATAAGAAAATGGAAGTAGTACATTTAACCAAAGAAGAATTTTTGAAACAAGTGGTCGATTACGAGAACAATCCCACCGAGTGGAAGTACCTGGGCGACAAGCCGGCCATCGTCGATTTCTATGCCGACTGGTGTGCCCCCTGCAAAATGCTCGCTCCGGTGCTCGAAGAGCTGGCTGCCGAGTACAAGGGCCGCATCGTCATTTACAAGGTGAATACCGAGCAGGAACAGGAACTGGCCGCGGTCTTTGGCATACGCAGCATTCCCACCCTCTTGTTTGTCCCCATGCAGGGCGGGCCGCAGATGGCTGCCGGTGCTTTGCCCAAACATGCCTTGAAAGAGGCCATTGAGAATGTCTTGTTGTCGAACGCAAATGCGGAGTGA
- a CDS encoding 4Fe-4S binding protein yields the protein MAYVVDAAKCPQNHRCPLLAVCPVGAISQEDFSLPRIDASLCIACGKCARQCGMQAISKK from the coding sequence ATGGCTTATGTTGTCGATGCGGCCAAATGTCCGCAAAATCATCGGTGCCCGTTGTTGGCCGTGTGTCCCGTCGGAGCCATTTCGCAGGAAGACTTTTCGTTGCCGCGTATCGATGCCTCGTTGTGCATCGCGTGCGGTAAGTGTGCCCGCCAGTGCGGCATGCAGGCAATCTCTAAAAAGTGA